The Fulvivirga maritima genome segment CATTATTTCAGCTATGATATCAATGCTCTGAAAATCTTCATGAGAGGCAGCAGGAATATGATATGCCGCCATTACCGCCTGAATATCTCCCACCCTTCTGAGTGTTACCATGCGTTCACCGTCTTGAGTAGGTTCTTTGGTATAGGCATCTTGTAAAACACGTTCTGGCTTAGGAATGGGGCTAAAATACTTATCAACCAATTTTAATGTTTTCTCTGGATCGATCTTTCCTGCAATGGTCAGCACAGAATTATCAGGCTGGTAATATTTGTGATAAAAGGCCTGCAGTCTATCAATAGGCACATTTTCTATATCAGCGCGGGCTCCAATAGTAGTATTTCCATAGTTATGCCATAAGTATGCAGAAGAAGCTACACGCTCCATTAAAACACCAATGGGTGAATTTTCTCCCATTTCAAATTCATTTCTTACCACAGTCATTTCACTGGTAAGGTCTTCTTTAGAAATGTAAGAGTTAACCATCCTGTCAGACTCCAGGTCTAAAGCCCATTCCAGGTTTTCATCAGTAGCCGAAAAGGTCTCAAAATAATTGGTTCTATCATACCAGGTGGTTCCATTAGGGCGGGCACCATGCTCTGTAAGTTCTTGAGGAATATCTTCATGTCTGGGAGAGCCCTTAAAAACAAGGTGTTCTAACAAGTGAGCCATACCGGTTTCTCCGTAGTTTTCATGCTTTGAGCCTACTTCATAAGTGATATTTACCGTAATGGTGGGCTTACTCTGATCGGGGAATAAAAGGACTTTTAGTCCATTAGAAAGCTGGTATTCTGAAATACCTTCTACTGTGGTAACATATTTAATACCTTCCTGAACATTTTTAACCTGCGCGGACACAACGCCAGCAAACAGAAGTAAAAAACCACAAATGCCGGAAAGCACAAGGTTGGATTTTTGGTTTAGCATAGATTATTAATTTATAGTGTAATAATTAAATTAGAGAATCATAAGCAGGAATATTAATAAGTTAAATGTAATTTAATATTTAAAAGTGAATATTAATTTTAATACGGATAATGTAATGATTAGTTTTCTTACGCAGAAGCTTTTTTACATCAGGCATTGTGCGCAATCAAAGTAATTGCTTATTTAGTGGTACCATAAAATGGGATGTTAGCTCAGTTGGTTCAGAGCACTGCCTTGACAGGGCAGGGGTCGTTGGTTCGAGTCCAATACATCCCACTTTTCACCTTCCTGCGCGTTATTAGCCGTTTTTGACTTTCATTTTGAAACATTATCCCCCCTAAAAAAGTGGATTTGTCTACCCTCTATGCCGCTTTTGTTTTATTTTTATTGACAAAAAACTATTAATTTTCACTGTAGAAACTAAATATATTATTTACACATAATTTTTCATGAAACCCTCAGCTATGAAACCAAACCCCAAAACCACTTTTTTCGCAATGGTGGGCATGCTATTATTCTGCTTGTGCTCTAACAGCCATGGTCAGAAAAAAGCAGCGGATACGGACAAGAAGATAGACGAACTGCTTTCCAAAATGTCAATCGAGGAAAAGGTAGGCCAAATGACACAGGTTACTATAGACCTGATATTAAAAAACAATTCCACTACCGAAATCGATTCAGATAAATTAAACCATGCTTTATTAGAGAAACACGTAGGCTCCATATTGAATGTAAAAGAGCATGCTTATACTATAGAAACATGGCATAAAATTCAAAAGGCCATTCAAGATGTTGCTACTAAAAAAACGGAGCATAAAATACCTTTAGTTTATGGTATAGATGCTATACACGGAGCCAATTACATTCAGGGGGCTGTGCTTTACCCACATAACATAGGTATGGCAGCTACTCGTAACCCCGAGCTAGTAAAAGAATCCGCTCACCTTACCGCTATAGAAACCAGAGCCAGCGGCATCCGTTGGAATTTCGATCCGGTTTTAGGCCTGGGCAGACAGCCTTTATGGTCTCGTTTTGAAGAAACCTTTGGTGAAGATGTTTATCTGGTTTCTGAAATGGGAAGCGCGGCAATAAAAGCTTATCAGGGCGATGACCTTACCGCTTACTCTTCTGTAGCGGCTTGTCTGAAGCACTTCCTGGGTTATTCTTTACCTGCCAGTGGTAAGGATAGAACACCTGCATATATCACTGATTATACTATCAATGAGTACTTGCTACCTCCTTTCCAGGCAGCAGTAGATGCCAATGCTGCAACAGCTATGATCAACTCTGCTGAAATTAATGGCGTGCCCGTTCATGGTAGCAAATATTACCTGACAGAAGTTTTAAGAAACCAATTAGGATTTAAAGGAGTGGCTGTTTCTGATTGGGAAGATGTAATCAGATTACACACCAGACATCATATAGCTGCTACGCCTAAAGAAGCCGTAAGAATAGCAGTAGAAGCAGGCCTTGACATGAGCATGGTACCATTAGATTATTCATTTTATGATCTGCTGGTAGAATTAGTTAAAGAAGGAACTATATCAGAATCAAGAATAGATGTTTCTGTAAAAAGAATTCTGAAATTGAAATATGACTTAGGTCTATTTGATAATGCTTATCCTGAAAAGCAAGCTTTGAAATTGGTAGATAGAGAAAAAGAAGAAGAAGTGGCTAAAACAGCGGCTTTAGAATCTATGACTTTATTGAAAAATGAAAATAATGTATTGCCACTACCTAAAAATGCTAAAGTGTTACTAGCAGGCCCTGCTGCCAATGACGTTACTTCATTACACAGCTCTTGGTCTTATGTGTGGCAAGGAAGTGATGCCAGCAAATATCCTAATAGCACTAAAACTATAAAGCAAGCACTTGAAGCTAAACTTGGAGCTGGAAATGTGACTTGCCAATCTACTTCAGATTATGCCGCTGAAGCGAATTATGATGTTGACCAATTTAAAAACAAAGCTGCTGGTTATGATTATATTGTGCTTTGCCTGGGAGAAAAAGCTTACGCAGAAAGCCCTGGTAGCATTAACGATCTTACCTTGCCACAAGAGCAAATAGATCTGGCTAAAGCCGCTATTGCTACTGGCAAAAAAGTAATTTTAGTATTAGTAGAAGGGCGTCCGCGCATTGTTTCTTCTTTTGTAGACGAAATCCCTGGTGTATTAATGGCTTACAGACCTTCTACAAAAGGAGCCGATGCCATTGCAGATGTACTGGTAGGCGACTATAACCCTAATGGTATATTGCCTTATTCATATCCTAGATACACTGGTGACCTTATTAAATATGATTTCAAATACAGTGAGGCGATTAAAGAAGATGTGCCTAATGAATATACATTGGGAGAATTTAGTGGTCAGTGGCCGTTTGGTCATGGCTTGAGCTACACCACTTTTGAGGTGACAGATCTTAAGTCTGATAAAACCATTTTTAGCCAATCTGATGAGCTTAATATTACTGCAAAAGTGAAAAACACAGGCAAAAGAGAGGGCAAAGTGACTATTGAATTATATTCAAGCGACTTATATGCTTCTATTACTCCTAATAACAAAAGGTTAAAAAGATTTGAGAAAATCAGCCTTAAGCCTGGAGAAGAAAAAACGGTAAGCTTTAAAATAGCTCCCAAAGACCTGGCTTTCGTAAATGCAGAAGGTAAAAAAGTAACTGAACCTGGTGATTTTGTATTCACCGTAAAGGATAAGAAAGTAAAAGTAACTTATAAATAAATATGATTATCCGTAATTACCCATAATGTAAAAAAAGTATTAAATTAGTGTATGGATATATTCAGTTTCACTACCCACTTCAGTGATGAACAATCATGCAGAGAGCATTTTAAAGGAGAACGAGACAAGTTAGGAGTTATATGTCACCGTTGCGGTCATGATCAGCATTATTGGATAAAAAGCCGATGGAGCTATGAGTGTAAAGCTTGCCGAAGTAGAACTTCTTTACGTAGCGGCACGATCATGCAAGACTCTAACCTTTCTTTTCTGGTTTGGTACAAAACAATGTTTTTAATGAGTGTTACCAAAAAAGGTTTTTCCAGCAAGGAGATTCAGAAGCAATTGGGATTGAAACGATATGAGCCCGTATGGGCAATGGTTCATAAACTGAGAAAAGCCATGGGAAATCGAGATTCCAGATACACTTTAGAGGGAATGATTGAGATGGATGAGGGCTATTTTACAGTGGAATCAACTGAGATCGAGAAGAATAAAGGGAAAAGAGGTAGAGGAGCGGCAGGAAAACAAAATGTAGCAGTAATGGCTGAATCTACTCCTTTAGAAGACTTGGAAACAGGAAAAAAAGAACGCCAATGTCGTTATTTCAAAGCTAAAGTACTTAAAGGCCACAGTTCACAGGAAGTAGATCATGTATTACAATCATCCATTGATGAACAAAGTATTGTTTTTTCAGACCAAAGCACTTCCTATGTTAACATTGCTGATTATATAGAGCTTCACATTACTGAGAAATCTAATAAGCAAACCACTAACGAGACACTTAAATGGGTGCATATCACCATTAGCAATGCCAAAAGAACATTTCTAGGGAACTACCATAAGATTAAAGGAAAGTACCTTCAATTGTATCTCGATGAGTTTGTTTACAAACTCAATAGACGATACTTTGGTGATAAGCTCTTTGATAGGCTCGTTATAGCTAACATTACAGCATATGACTAATTACGGATAATCATATAAATAGGGCCTCCCTTTTAAATAAAAAACACTGAAATACAGTTACTTATCAGTATTAAAGCATAAAATAAAACCCCGAAATTAGCTATATAAAGCTTTTTTCGGGGTTTTTGATTTGTTAAATTGTAGTGCCTAATCACAATTAACACTGCAATATATGAGAGATCAAGAGCTTTTCCAACCGCAAGATTACTTAACTCCAAAATGGTACTTATTCAAGAATAGCAAATTAGGTAAGGTTTATAATACTATTCCTTGGAGTCAACTTTCAGAATGTTTGCCAAAGGAAAATAGAGGCCCAGGCGCACCCCGCTGGTTTTCGGCCCAAGGCATGTTTGGTCTAATGTTTCTAAAATCTTATTTAAACCTGAGTGACGAGAAGTTAATAGAACGATTTAATACTGACTGGAGCCTTCAGCTTTTTTGCAATAAATTGTTGGATGATAACCAAAGAATTAAGGATAAGGCCATTTTAAGTAGAATAAGGACGTATATGGCTGATAATACTGATTGGCAACAACTTCAGGAAGTACTCATTCATCATTGGAAAAGAGATATGAATAATACGCATGTTCTCTTAATGGATGCCACTTGCTATGAAAGTTATATTCGTTTTCCTACCGACGTTAAGCTAATCTGGGAAAGTTGTCAATGGGTGTTTGAAAAACAGCTTTACAGATGGTGTAAAATATTAGGTGTAAAGAGGCCTCGCTCCAAATATATAGATCAAAAACGCAAGCAGATGTCTTACGATCGTAGTCGAAAAAAGACATACAAAGCTGGACGCAAGCGTAAAAAGGCATTGATATATCTACTGTCCAAAGGGCTTGGACAGCTGCAGTACTTACTCAATGAAAACCCACAAATACAGCTTCACTTTCAAGAGCGATCATACCTAAAAACAATAAAGAAGGTACTTGAGCAACAGCAATTCTTGCAGCATCATCCAGCTAAAGAATTGAAAAACAGGATAGTATCGCTTCCCAGACCTTATGTCAGGCCTATCGTACGAGGCAAAGAAACTAAAAGGGTTGAGTTTGGAATGAAAGCCCACATGCTTCAGGTTGACGGCATCTGCTTTATTGATGCCATGGAGTTCAGGGCATTCAATGAAAGTACCAGACTAAAAATAAGTAGTTTAAAACATAGATCGATATTTGGCTCCCTTCATCAGCTGGGGGCGGATCGTATTTATGCCACTAACGCCAACAGAAAGTATTTAACAGTAAGGAAAGTGTTCACTTGCTTTCCAAAGAAAGGCCCCAAGGTAAACAAACCTCAGGAAAGCAAACTCAGAAGCCTCATCTCTAACCAGAGAGCAACCGTGATGGAAGGAAGCTTTGGTACCCATAAAACGGCTTACGGCCTGAATAAAATCAAGGTTAAGGGAGAAAAACGAGAAATGATACATGTATTCTTTGCCGTTATGATGGCCAATGCTGTTAAGATGAGCAAAAAGAAATCAGAAGACATACCACTACTTCAGGCCGCCTAAACCTAAATCAGAAAAGCCCCAGGGATCGGTGTGTCTATACTATTCTAAATCGATATTCCTTCAGATTTATTAATAAAACCACTCACGATTTTGCACTTTTCGAAGACGCTAAAGCGGAAGGTGTTCAGATTTATAACAAAAAAAGCTGGACTTAATCAGTCCAGCTTTTATATCTTGTTTTGATTTATGCAATTATCAAGGGAGGCCTAAATAAACCAACTTACTTATTTTAACAATTCGGGAGCTGCCTCAAAAGTAATTACTTCATTAGTGAGTGTTACTTTTGAGGCAGCTCCTTTTTTATTCCTCCTTAGCATAGTTGATGGGAATTCTTACTCTAAAGTGAGCAATATTAGCTTCATTAGTCACTAAAACCACACTACCTCCAAGCCTGGCAGCGGCCAAGTTCACCATATAAAGCCCCAAGCCAATAGAACCATGAATAGCTGCCGCTCGTGTGAACATTTCAAAGAGGGAAGGAATATCTTCTTCTTTTATGCCAATACCATTATCCACTAAATTGATTTCAAGCATATCTTCCACCGTTCGTGCTGAGATCTCAATAATATGCTCTTCCTTTTCCGGGTCAATAAATTTAATGGCATTATCCAGCAAATCAGAAATAACAAATTTCAATAGGCCCGGGTCAGAGTAAACCACAAGTTCTGCCTG includes the following:
- a CDS encoding transposase, whose translation is MRDQELFQPQDYLTPKWYLFKNSKLGKVYNTIPWSQLSECLPKENRGPGAPRWFSAQGMFGLMFLKSYLNLSDEKLIERFNTDWSLQLFCNKLLDDNQRIKDKAILSRIRTYMADNTDWQQLQEVLIHHWKRDMNNTHVLLMDATCYESYIRFPTDVKLIWESCQWVFEKQLYRWCKILGVKRPRSKYIDQKRKQMSYDRSRKKTYKAGRKRKKALIYLLSKGLGQLQYLLNENPQIQLHFQERSYLKTIKKVLEQQQFLQHHPAKELKNRIVSLPRPYVRPIVRGKETKRVEFGMKAHMLQVDGICFIDAMEFRAFNESTRLKISSLKHRSIFGSLHQLGADRIYATNANRKYLTVRKVFTCFPKKGPKVNKPQESKLRSLISNQRATVMEGSFGTHKTAYGLNKIKVKGEKREMIHVFFAVMMANAVKMSKKKSEDIPLLQAA
- a CDS encoding glycoside hydrolase family 3 N-terminal domain-containing protein — protein: MKPNPKTTFFAMVGMLLFCLCSNSHGQKKAADTDKKIDELLSKMSIEEKVGQMTQVTIDLILKNNSTTEIDSDKLNHALLEKHVGSILNVKEHAYTIETWHKIQKAIQDVATKKTEHKIPLVYGIDAIHGANYIQGAVLYPHNIGMAATRNPELVKESAHLTAIETRASGIRWNFDPVLGLGRQPLWSRFEETFGEDVYLVSEMGSAAIKAYQGDDLTAYSSVAACLKHFLGYSLPASGKDRTPAYITDYTINEYLLPPFQAAVDANAATAMINSAEINGVPVHGSKYYLTEVLRNQLGFKGVAVSDWEDVIRLHTRHHIAATPKEAVRIAVEAGLDMSMVPLDYSFYDLLVELVKEGTISESRIDVSVKRILKLKYDLGLFDNAYPEKQALKLVDREKEEEVAKTAALESMTLLKNENNVLPLPKNAKVLLAGPAANDVTSLHSSWSYVWQGSDASKYPNSTKTIKQALEAKLGAGNVTCQSTSDYAAEANYDVDQFKNKAAGYDYIVLCLGEKAYAESPGSINDLTLPQEQIDLAKAAIATGKKVILVLVEGRPRIVSSFVDEIPGVLMAYRPSTKGADAIADVLVGDYNPNGILPYSYPRYTGDLIKYDFKYSEAIKEDVPNEYTLGEFSGQWPFGHGLSYTTFEVTDLKSDKTIFSQSDELNITAKVKNTGKREGKVTIELYSSDLYASITPNNKRLKRFEKISLKPGEEKTVSFKIAPKDLAFVNAEGKKVTEPGDFVFTVKDKKVKVTYK
- a CDS encoding IS1595 family transposase → MDIFSFTTHFSDEQSCREHFKGERDKLGVICHRCGHDQHYWIKSRWSYECKACRSRTSLRSGTIMQDSNLSFLVWYKTMFLMSVTKKGFSSKEIQKQLGLKRYEPVWAMVHKLRKAMGNRDSRYTLEGMIEMDEGYFTVESTEIEKNKGKRGRGAAGKQNVAVMAESTPLEDLETGKKERQCRYFKAKVLKGHSSQEVDHVLQSSIDEQSIVFSDQSTSYVNIADYIELHITEKSNKQTTNETLKWVHITISNAKRTFLGNYHKIKGKYLQLYLDEFVYKLNRRYFGDKLFDRLVIANITAYD